The nucleotide window ATTTTTGCGAAGCCAACTTTAAACATAAGCAATTCTCGGAAAATTATGTTGAGCTTCCTTTGTTAGCCCAACCTACACGTTTAATCCGCAACTCCTGTTCTTACATATCATTCCACGTTGGTAGTTGAATGGTGTTGGGTAAACGAAGTGTCGCGGGCCGTGGTTTAAATAGATGGCCATCTCATCATTGGGGAACGGTGAGATTCTGAATTGCTGTTTGGGTTGAGAGAAATGGGGAAGGATTAACTCTACGAATTGTTACTAATTACGGAGGTCTTATGGGCATCAATACTCACTGGCAGGGGCGTCGTTGTACCCTTCAGGTCGAGCAGGAAATGAGCATTTATACCTGTGCGGATCTCAAAGATCCGTTATTGGAACCGTTGGCAAACAGTCGAGAATTGATGCTGGACCTTTCTACAGTGTCCGAGATCGATACCAGCGGGGTGCAGTTGTTGCTGTTATTGCACCGTGAGGCAATTCGCCGACAGGTAGCGTTACATATCTCGGGGATGAGTACCATGGTGCGCGAAGTGCTCGGTCTCTATGGATTATTGGGCTGGTTTGGGGCCAGTGAAGTACTTCCTCCTGAGGGAGGACGTTCATGACCAATCTAAATCTCGACCAGGTTCTTCAGACCTTTGTTGGTGAGAGCAGCGAGTTGCTCTTACAAATGGAAGAGACATTGTTGGCTTTGGAGAGTCAACCTCACGATGAAGAAACGCTCAATGCCCTGTTTCGTACTGTTCATACCATTAAGGGGGGCGCGGGGATATTTGGTTTCGAGCCAGTGGTGGATTTTTCCCACATTGTCGAAAACGTGTTGGATCGGATGCGCAATGGACAATTAATTCTCGATCCGGAACTTACCGAGTTGTTACTGCGCAGCAAGGACCACCTGGGGACGTTGGTGGATGCGGTGATGAAGGGAAATGACGCCACTGCGGAATTGACTCAACAGGAAAATGTTCTCAAAGCGCGACTCAATGCCTACTTGGGAATTACTAGCTCGCCCTCTTCTGCTGCCACTATGGCTGGTGGCAAGCTGATTAAATCTGATACCCCGGCGGCTTTACCCGTTGAGTCGCCGGTCAACCTTGAGAGAAGCGAGCGTCGGGT belongs to Gammaproteobacteria bacterium and includes:
- a CDS encoding STAS domain-containing protein — encoded protein: MGINTHWQGRRCTLQVEQEMSIYTCADLKDPLLEPLANSRELMLDLSTVSEIDTSGVQLLLLLHREAIRRQVALHISGMSTMVREVLGLYGLLGWFGASEVLPPEGGRS